A single region of the Devosia sp. FJ2-5-3 genome encodes:
- the folK gene encoding 2-amino-4-hydroxy-6-hydroxymethyldihydropteridine diphosphokinase, with product MARAWLSLGANIGDPAAQLVQAIKRLDAHAGISVTRQSSVILTAPWGNTDQPDFANMAAEVETDLEPVDLLHVCLDIERDMGRVRHEVWGPRLIDIDIIAYERVEMHTGRLTLPHPFAHEREFVLGPLREIAPETADWIVGIRN from the coding sequence ATGGCGCGGGCCTGGCTCAGCCTTGGGGCCAATATCGGCGACCCGGCGGCGCAACTCGTCCAAGCGATCAAGCGGCTGGATGCCCATGCCGGGATTTCGGTGACGCGGCAATCGTCGGTGATCCTCACGGCGCCCTGGGGCAATACCGATCAGCCGGATTTCGCCAATATGGCGGCCGAGGTCGAAACCGATCTGGAGCCGGTCGACCTTCTTCATGTCTGTCTCGACATCGAGCGCGACATGGGTCGGGTCCGGCACGAGGTCTGGGGTCCCCGCCTCATCGATATCGACATCATTGCCTATGAGCGGGTCGAGATGCACACGGGCAGGCTTACCCTCCCCCATCCCTTCGCGCATGAGCGAGAGTTCGTCCTGGGGCCGCTGCGGGAGATTGCTCCCGAGACGGCCGACTGGATCGTGGGCATTCGCAACTGA
- a CDS encoding ATP12 family protein produces MRDQLEDAHKHMDDGYGRAQHLNKVELPKRFYKEVDVARVDDGYAVTLDGRQVRTPGHKIPVIVPALSIAQTMAAEWAAQGEFIDPATMPMVRLINSAVESGEERIPEFRAEIGKFAAGDLLLYRADAPQELVAEQDREWDGALVALARKFDVAFQPTIGIIHQAQPAETLRKLDLTLENQGLLSLTALVSITGITGSGLLAIGLLHGLFTPDQVWKAAHVDEDHQIRLWGEDEEASERRAKRRVEFDIAVAVVEALK; encoded by the coding sequence ATGCGCGACCAATTGGAAGACGCCCACAAGCACATGGATGATGGCTATGGCCGCGCCCAGCACCTGAACAAGGTCGAACTGCCTAAGCGGTTCTACAAGGAAGTCGATGTTGCCCGGGTCGACGACGGCTATGCGGTGACGCTCGACGGCCGTCAGGTTCGCACGCCCGGTCACAAGATTCCGGTTATTGTTCCAGCACTTAGCATCGCCCAGACCATGGCGGCCGAATGGGCGGCGCAGGGCGAATTCATCGACCCGGCGACCATGCCCATGGTCCGTCTGATCAACTCCGCCGTCGAAAGCGGGGAGGAGAGGATTCCCGAGTTCCGGGCGGAAATCGGCAAGTTTGCGGCTGGCGATCTGCTGCTTTATCGCGCGGATGCGCCCCAGGAACTCGTCGCCGAGCAGGACCGCGAATGGGACGGCGCCCTGGTTGCCCTGGCACGCAAATTCGATGTGGCCTTCCAGCCGACGATCGGCATCATTCACCAGGCCCAGCCTGCGGAAACGCTGAGGAAGCTCGACTTAACCCTTGAAAATCAAGGGCTTCTGTCGCTGACGGCGCTGGTGTCTATCACCGGCATCACCGGTTCGGGCCTGCTCGCCATCGGCCTCCTGCACGGCCTATTTACGCCCGACCAGGTCTGGAAAGCCGCCCATGTGGATGAGGATCACCAGATCCGGCTGTGGGGTGAAGACGAAGAAGCCAGCGAGCGCCGCGCCAAGCGCCGGGTCGAATTCGACATCGCCGTCGCCGTCGTCGAGGCTCTCAAATAG
- a CDS encoding HAD-IA family hydrolase — MKLVMFDMDGTLIDTEALITEHMAVTFTSAGLTPPTPAQSRRVIGLSLPVAMARLLGSDDTDLANRLADEYRAHYRASLLTSEGREGLFPGALDALNLLRDRADTLLGIATGKGLFGVHRLTALHGIADHFVTLQTPDHNPSKPHPGMMLRAMAETGAEASDTVIIGDTTFDIEMGKAAGTKAIGVTWGYHQPEELIAAGADLLVTSYDELPAAIDAVMES, encoded by the coding sequence GTGAAACTTGTCATGTTCGACATGGATGGCACGCTGATCGACACGGAAGCGTTGATCACCGAGCACATGGCCGTGACCTTTACCTCCGCGGGCCTCACGCCTCCGACACCGGCGCAGTCGCGCCGGGTCATTGGCCTTTCGCTCCCGGTGGCCATGGCTCGTCTCCTCGGTTCGGACGACACGGATCTGGCCAATAGGCTCGCTGATGAATACCGGGCCCATTACCGGGCCTCGCTGTTGACGTCCGAGGGTCGGGAAGGGCTGTTTCCCGGCGCTCTGGACGCCCTCAACCTTCTGCGCGACCGAGCCGATACCCTTCTGGGCATTGCAACCGGCAAGGGGCTTTTCGGCGTTCACCGCCTGACGGCCCTGCATGGCATTGCCGACCATTTCGTCACTCTGCAGACCCCCGACCACAATCCCTCCAAACCCCATCCGGGCATGATGCTGCGGGCCATGGCCGAGACCGGTGCCGAAGCGAGTGACACCGTGATCATCGGCGATACCACGTTCGATATAGAAATGGGCAAGGCCGCGGGCACCAAGGCGATCGGCGTCACCTGGGGCTATCACCAGCCCGAGGAACTGATCGCCGCCGGAGCCGATCTGCTTGTGACGAGCTACGACGAGCTGCCCGCCGCTATCGATGCCGTTATGGAGTCCTGA
- a CDS encoding RluA family pseudouridine synthase produces MSAVQHKEVTPDEDGMRLDRWFARNFPQLGFGRLQKLIRNGDIRVDKARAQTSTRLVAGQTVRVPPIDDPGTVKPLRVNEEDVRFLRDITLYEDDDVIVFNKPHGLAVQGGSGTVRHLDGILKSIPNAQGEAPRLVHRLDRDTSGCIIVAKTAAAAKHFGSVFRSRSARKIYWAIVAGNPTPRQGEISCFLAKQVTADGEQMVVVRNGTPGAQHSSSYYSTTDTASRRFAWVTLKPVTGRTHQLRVHMAQLGTPIIGDPRYFNIENWQAAPGLGEGLHLHARRLSLPLRNGKRLDITAPLPPHMRESFDALGFDADRYDVQSTDPEDNP; encoded by the coding sequence ATGAGCGCGGTCCAACATAAAGAAGTCACCCCAGACGAAGACGGCATGCGGCTCGACCGCTGGTTCGCGCGTAATTTTCCGCAGCTGGGTTTTGGGCGTTTGCAGAAGCTCATCCGCAACGGCGACATCCGCGTCGACAAGGCGCGGGCACAGACCAGCACGCGGCTGGTCGCCGGCCAGACTGTCCGCGTCCCGCCGATCGATGATCCCGGTACGGTCAAGCCGCTTCGGGTCAACGAGGAAGACGTGCGCTTCCTGCGCGATATCACCCTCTATGAGGATGATGACGTCATCGTCTTCAACAAGCCTCACGGCCTAGCCGTGCAGGGTGGCAGCGGTACCGTCCGCCACCTCGACGGCATCCTCAAGAGCATTCCCAATGCCCAGGGCGAGGCGCCGCGCCTGGTCCACCGACTCGACCGCGATACGTCCGGTTGCATCATCGTTGCCAAGACCGCTGCAGCCGCCAAGCACTTCGGCTCGGTGTTCCGCTCGCGTTCAGCGCGCAAGATCTATTGGGCCATCGTCGCCGGCAACCCGACACCCCGCCAGGGCGAGATTTCCTGCTTCCTGGCCAAGCAGGTGACGGCCGATGGTGAGCAGATGGTCGTTGTCCGCAACGGCACTCCAGGCGCCCAGCATTCCTCGAGCTATTATTCGACGACAGATACCGCGAGCCGGCGCTTTGCCTGGGTTACGCTGAAGCCTGTTACCGGCCGCACCCATCAGCTGCGTGTGCACATGGCCCAGCTCGGCACCCCGATCATCGGCGATCCGCGCTACTTCAACATCGAAAACTGGCAGGCAGCCCCGGGCCTCGGAGAGGGTTTGCACCTCCACGCCCGACGCCTGTCTTTGCCCCTGCGCAACGGCAAGCGCCTCGACATAACGGCGCCGTTGCCCCCGCATATGCGCGAGAGCTTCGATGCGCTTGGCTTCGATGCCGATCGCTACGACGTGCAATCCACCGATCCTGAGGACAATCCGTGA
- the crcB gene encoding fluoride efflux transporter CrcB translates to MQEFEWCKQIVRLCRQSLAGPLTMGSVLLVGAGGALGAMARYSFTLLVTRHLETNFPFATLLINIVGSVVMGIFIGLLARFMPPWQEAARLFVAVGILGGFTTFSAFSLDAITLIERGELANATFYVALSVVICLAGLYLGLLISRGGAA, encoded by the coding sequence GTGCAGGAATTTGAATGGTGCAAACAAATTGTCAGGCTTTGCCGACAATCGCTTGCGGGGCCTTTAACCATGGGTAGCGTGCTGCTCGTCGGGGCAGGCGGGGCGCTGGGGGCCATGGCGCGCTACAGCTTTACCCTGTTGGTCACGCGTCATCTCGAGACCAACTTTCCCTTCGCGACCCTGCTGATCAACATAGTCGGCTCGGTGGTCATGGGGATTTTCATCGGCCTGCTGGCCCGCTTTATGCCACCCTGGCAGGAAGCCGCTCGCCTCTTCGTCGCGGTGGGCATTTTGGGCGGTTTCACGACCTTTTCAGCCTTTTCGCTCGACGCCATTACACTTATTGAGCGCGGCGAATTGGCAAACGCTACCTTCTATGTCGCCTTGTCGGTTGTGATTTGCCTCGCCGGCCTATATCTCGGGCTCTTGATTAGCAGAGGCGGAGCGGCATGA
- a CDS encoding patatin-like phospholipase family protein produces MKRLLKLSIIMTVAIALGACSFVAPKRALVPAALADTASIGTSTTLRYWGDDPEFAFSHTRVKAGSDGKVDFLTLSGGGINGAYGAGFLVGWSQSGKRPEFEVVTGISVGAIIAPLAFLGTPYDEKLKLVFSSLTEATNPAADFISAVFGAPSILSNAPLRAAIATVVDERVLTDIAKAHRDGRRLYVGTTNLDAQRPVVWDIGAIANSNLPNRLELVHNIILASAAVPGVFPPILVDVAAQGQAFNELHVDGGVTQQVLLMPGGYGNRGNGTAQLYVIFNGVVEPTRETVQISSVSLLQRAVPTMLKYLGRANLAELASSAKNSGVSYRVTAIPAEFPESSSLFGSPQWLSMLYDYGLQSGKVGAWHHRN; encoded by the coding sequence ATGAAGCGCCTGTTGAAACTCTCTATCATCATGACAGTCGCGATCGCCTTGGGTGCCTGTTCGTTCGTCGCGCCCAAACGTGCCTTGGTCCCGGCAGCGCTGGCTGACACGGCCAGCATAGGCACGAGCACGACGCTGCGCTATTGGGGCGATGATCCCGAGTTTGCTTTCAGTCACACCCGCGTCAAGGCCGGCTCGGACGGAAAGGTGGATTTTCTTACCCTGTCCGGTGGCGGAATCAACGGCGCCTATGGCGCCGGTTTCCTGGTCGGATGGTCGCAGAGCGGAAAACGGCCTGAATTCGAAGTCGTCACCGGAATCAGCGTGGGTGCCATCATTGCTCCCCTCGCCTTTCTCGGCACGCCGTACGACGAAAAATTGAAATTGGTCTTCTCGTCGCTGACCGAAGCCACCAATCCCGCTGCCGATTTCATTTCGGCCGTATTCGGTGCGCCGTCCATCCTCAGCAATGCGCCGCTGCGGGCCGCTATCGCCACAGTCGTGGATGAGCGCGTGCTCACTGATATCGCCAAGGCGCATCGCGACGGTCGCCGCCTCTATGTCGGTACGACCAATCTCGACGCCCAGCGCCCGGTGGTTTGGGATATCGGCGCCATTGCCAACAGCAATCTGCCTAACCGCCTGGAATTGGTACACAATATCATCCTCGCGTCTGCAGCAGTTCCGGGCGTGTTCCCGCCGATTCTGGTGGATGTGGCAGCCCAGGGCCAGGCGTTCAACGAACTGCACGTCGATGGAGGGGTGACCCAGCAGGTTCTGCTCATGCCTGGCGGCTACGGCAATCGCGGCAATGGCACAGCCCAGCTCTATGTGATCTTCAACGGCGTCGTCGAGCCAACTAGAGAGACCGTGCAGATATCCAGCGTAAGCCTTCTGCAGCGCGCCGTGCCGACAATGTTGAAATATCTCGGCCGCGCTAATCTTGCGGAGCTGGCCAGCTCGGCCAAGAACAGCGGCGTGAGCTATCGTGTCACGGCCATTCCGGCAGAGTTTCCGGAGAGCAGCAGCCTCTTCGGCTCACCGCAATGGCTGAGCATGCTGTACGATTACGGCCTGCAAAGCGGCAAGGTCGGTGCGTGGCACCACCGCAACTGA